A single Arachidicoccus sp. BS20 DNA region contains:
- a CDS encoding sigma-70 family RNA polymerase sigma factor: MSYSNALRNGNEEIFNQVYNEYHKKLYNYIIARTNSAYCAEEVVQLTFIKLWNSRKHLSDDVGLNIQIFRIAKTTLIDFIRKTQRNEDASLVVKNRNVEVINEVYKNVFYRETTLKLEKAVASLPPMRRKVFELSRYNEMSNKEISEKLSIAPKTVENHINLALRYIRAFLGMCLLFVGLFDIS; encoded by the coding sequence ATGAGCTATAGTAATGCACTTCGCAATGGAAATGAAGAAATATTCAATCAAGTTTATAATGAGTATCACAAGAAGTTATATAATTACATCATAGCGCGTACAAATTCGGCTTATTGTGCGGAAGAAGTAGTGCAATTAACATTTATTAAGCTTTGGAACAGTCGTAAACATCTTTCGGACGATGTTGGTTTGAATATACAGATTTTTCGTATTGCAAAAACTACGCTAATAGATTTTATCAGGAAGACACAAAGGAATGAGGATGCATCGCTGGTGGTAAAAAATAGAAATGTTGAAGTTATAAATGAGGTTTATAAAAATGTATTTTATAGAGAAACTACTTTGAAGCTGGAAAAAGCAGTTGCTTCTTTGCCGCCTATGAGAAGGAAGGTTTTTGAATTGAGCCGGTACAATGAAATGTCTAATAAAGAAATATCTGAAAAATTAAGTATTGCACCCAAGACTGTTGAGAATCACATAAATCTGGCACTCAGGTACATAAGAGCATTTTTGGGGATGTGCCTTTTGTTTGTAGGTCTATTCGATATAAGCTGA
- a CDS encoding glycoside hydrolase family 125 protein, translating to MERRKFIQQTALAGAGVLASKYGLGKSLQQEQFPVVRVPYGQRKFKSTAVDNLINEVQQNIGNKEIAWLFGNCFPNTLDTTVEYSLIDGKPDTFVITGDIDAMWLRDSTAQVTPYLPLCKNDKLLQNMIEGVIRRQNKCIIIDPYANAFYKDATKVSEWKKTDVTDMKPGVHERKWEIDSLCYPIRLAYLYWKQTGDTAPFDEHWKQAMTLVVQTFREQQRMSGQGPYSFQRETSWATDGVPLGGYGYPVKPNGLICSMFRPSDDATIFPYLIPSNYFAVKVLGWLAEMWEAIGKDPQKAADVRALAKEVYVGLQQATVMHPKFGKIYAYEINGYGSINLMDDANVPSLLAMPYLESVFPTDITYANTRRYVLSDENPFYFKGTVAEGIGSPHTGLNKIWCIGITMRGLTSTDTKEMASCIEMLRQSHAGTGFMHESFNPSAPIDFTRKWFAWANTLFGEFIWKMYREHKDLLKAPVAMVAAPPAKRR from the coding sequence ATGGAAAGAAGAAAATTTATTCAGCAAACGGCATTGGCGGGTGCAGGTGTGTTAGCGTCAAAATACGGGTTAGGGAAGAGCTTGCAGCAGGAGCAATTTCCTGTAGTGCGTGTTCCTTACGGGCAAAGAAAGTTCAAAAGTACAGCCGTTGATAATCTTATCAATGAAGTGCAGCAAAATATCGGAAACAAAGAGATAGCGTGGCTTTTCGGAAATTGTTTTCCCAATACTCTGGATACGACAGTTGAATATTCTTTGATTGACGGTAAGCCGGATACATTTGTAATCACGGGCGATATTGATGCGATGTGGCTGCGCGACAGTACGGCGCAGGTAACGCCTTATTTACCGCTTTGTAAGAATGATAAGCTGCTGCAAAATATGATTGAAGGTGTTATCCGCCGCCAGAATAAATGTATTATCATCGACCCTTACGCGAATGCGTTTTATAAAGATGCTACCAAAGTAAGCGAATGGAAAAAAACGGATGTTACCGATATGAAACCTGGCGTGCACGAGCGCAAATGGGAGATTGATAGTCTTTGTTATCCTATCCGTCTGGCTTATTTGTATTGGAAGCAAACGGGCGATACTGCGCCGTTTGATGAGCATTGGAAACAAGCAATGACGTTGGTAGTGCAGACTTTCCGTGAACAGCAACGTATGAGCGGACAAGGTCCGTACAGCTTTCAGCGCGAAACTTCCTGGGCTACGGACGGTGTGCCTTTAGGCGGATACGGTTACCCCGTAAAACCAAATGGTTTGATTTGTTCTATGTTCCGTCCGAGCGATGATGCAACTATATTCCCATACCTTATTCCGAGTAATTATTTCGCCGTAAAAGTGTTAGGCTGGCTGGCGGAAATGTGGGAAGCTATCGGTAAAGACCCGCAAAAAGCAGCAGACGTGAGAGCTTTGGCGAAAGAAGTATATGTAGGCTTGCAGCAGGCAACGGTAATGCATCCTAAGTTCGGAAAAATTTATGCGTATGAAATCAACGGTTACGGAAGTATTAACCTGATGGACGATGCGAATGTACCGTCGTTGCTGGCAATGCCGTATCTGGAAAGTGTTTTTCCTACTGATATTACTTATGCCAACACGCGCCGTTACGTATTGTCGGACGAAAATCCTTTTTATTTTAAAGGTACGGTCGCAGAAGGAATTGGCAGTCCGCATACGGGTTTGAATAAGATTTGGTGCATAGGTATTACCATGCGCGGATTGACATCTACGGATACAAAGGAAATGGCAAGTTGTATAGAAATGCTGCGCCAGTCGCACGCGGGCACGGGGTTTATGCACGAATCATTTAATCCAAGTGCACCGATTGATTTTACCAGAAAATGGTTTGCCTGGGCAAATACTTTGTTCGGCGAGTTTATATGGAAAATGTACCGCGAGCATAAAGACTTACTGAAAGCACCTGTGGCAATGGTTGCTGCTCCGCCGGCAAAGAGAAGATAA